The DNA sequence GGCGCATACATGTTGTGTACAACTACACCAGCTTCATAACTTGCAGTATGTGCGAATTTTGGGCTATTGATACAATCGCCGCAGGCATAAATATGTTCCTGCGATGATTGCAGTTTTTCATTAACCAGTATCCCTTTTTCATCATATGCCACTTTAGCTTTTTCAAGGGCCAGATTATCAAGATTTGCCACACGACCTGTTGCCATGACAACATTGTCATATTCAAGAATCTGTTTTTTACCTTCTTGCTTAAAATGTATGATAAATTTATCATTTTCATAATCAATCTTCTCCAACACTATATTCAAGTCTACTTTGATACCAAGTGTAAGCATATTGTTATAAACAATGTCTGTTGCATCTTTGCTGATGTGCTTTAAGATTTTTTCACCACGCTCCAGCACATGACATTTTGTGCCAAGTTTTGCAAACATTTGCACCAATTCACAACTAATAGCACCAGCACCTATAAAAAGTAACTCTTTTGGTATCTCTTCTTCAAAAAACAAATCTCTGTTTGTCCAAACTTTGTCAACCCCATTCCCTTTTATATCAGGAATTGAACTTTTTGCACCTGTCGCAATCAGTGCCTTTTTAAAACCAAAAAGCTCTCCACCTACTTCTACGGTATGCCCGTCAACAAAGGCTGCTTTGCCTTGTTTAAAATCGAGTGAAGGTAATCTGGCTATCTGCTTTAATGCAGCCATAGAGCGTTT is a window from the Sulfurimonas hydrogeniphila genome containing:
- a CDS encoding dihydrolipoyl dehydrogenase family protein, which produces MKTEYDLIIIGAGPAGTPTAMAAAQFGIKVLLIDKREAPGGECLFEGCIPSKVLENAANKYWDVLTCSTFNVELKGSEQIHWEAVLEDKDMILKKRSMAALKQIARLPSLDFKQGKAAFVDGHTVEVGGELFGFKKALIATGAKSSIPDIKGNGVDKVWTNRDLFFEEEIPKELLFIGAGAISCELVQMFAKLGTKCHVLERGEKILKHISKDATDIVYNNMLTLGIKVDLNIVLEKIDYENDKFIIHFKQEGKKQILEYDNVVMATGRVANLDNLALEKAKVAYDEKGILVNEKLQSSQEHIYACGDCINSPKFAHTASYEAGVVVHNMYAPSPHVVDYDKNSWVLFSDPQIAVVGIDENVAKKREIEISTEVYNYEIDARAQIDKRTDGFVKFIIDKKTKIIIGVEIVSADASSLAGEASLIVANKMTAMDVLGTIHPHPTLGEAFGKLAQQIFFKSMMQKSKS